In the genome of Methylococcus sp. EFPC2, the window TTCTCTACCGGCGGCGCGGGCGGAGCAGGCGCGGCCTGTACCGGCGCGGGCGGCGCGTTGTCGCTGATGGGCACATTCGGCACCGGCGGTGTTTCGACCGCGGGCGGCGGAATCTTTTTCGGCTTGGGCTTAGGCTTGGGCGGGATCGCGTCCTTGGGCGGCGTCGGCCTCGGTTGAACTACCGGGGGCGGCGGAGGCGGTGGGGGCGGGGCGAGCAGAGTCACCTCGATCTTGGTTTCCTTCGGCGGCGGTTCGACGACGGCGGGCGGATGCTTGAAGCGATCTATGACCGTGGCATGAACGAACACCGTCAGGGCGGCGACCACCAGCGCGTCGATCCACTTGCGGTCGTTCTGACTCGGATCCAGCTTGAACACGCCAAGGCTGCCCTCGGCATCAACCGTCGGCCCCAAGGCGGGCACCAGTTCCTCGTCGAACGACTTGAACGGGATTACCGGGGCCAGCGTCTTCTTGACCGCTTCATGCTGCCATTGATCTGTTTCCTGCGGCGAGACGGATAAGTTTCTCATACAGTCCTCTCTATAGTGATTGCTGACCGCCGCGGCGAGGTTAAGGGAGCCAGTTCGCACACCCAGTGCCCGCTAAAACGCCGCGCTACTTGCTTTCTTACTAAAGCACAAGCCGTGCCACCATACGAAACCCTGAAACTATGCGCGCATCAGGCCCTGAACTGCCTCGTAAGTAGCAGTTTCCCCGGCAGAGCGTCCCTTTACACCCATTTACATAGTCGCGACCGTAGTCACCCTGTCTCCAGCGGTGCATGTCCAACAACATGCCTGCATTTGAATTGTTGC includes:
- a CDS encoding energy transducer TonB; this translates as MRNLSVSPQETDQWQHEAVKKTLAPVIPFKSFDEELVPALGPTVDAEGSLGVFKLDPSQNDRKWIDALVVAALTVFVHATVIDRFKHPPAVVEPPPKETKIEVTLLAPPPPPPPPPVVQPRPTPPKDAIPPKPKPKPKKIPPPAVETPPVPNVPISDNAPPAPVQAAPAPPAPPVEKVVQLSSADYLRNPPPDYPEDAQERGWAGKVLLKVRILPSGKPDVVQVQKSSGHASLDNAAVKTVKGGWLFKPNMQGDTATAVWVIIPINFQL